One window from the genome of candidate division KSB1 bacterium encodes:
- the pyrR gene encoding bifunctional pyr operon transcriptional regulator/uracil phosphoribosyltransferase PyrR, whose product MERKVKAKIIDEIGLKRTITRLAHEILERNRGAENLVIVGIRTRGVYLAQRIINEIAKIEGRQLPLGVLDITMYRDDFRQRLRHPVVQQTDIPFDIYDKNVVLVDDVLYTGRTTRAALEALMSFGRPARIQLAVLVDRGHRELPIKPDYVGKNIPTSIGEEVQVKMREIDDEDCVLLVESPAGTNELNKI is encoded by the coding sequence ATGGAACGAAAGGTCAAAGCGAAAATCATCGATGAAATCGGGTTAAAACGGACTATCACGCGATTGGCGCATGAGATTTTGGAGCGGAATCGGGGGGCTGAGAATTTGGTCATTGTTGGCATTCGGACCCGAGGGGTATATCTGGCACAACGGATCATCAATGAAATTGCGAAAATCGAGGGACGGCAACTGCCGTTGGGGGTCTTGGATATTACCATGTATCGCGATGATTTTCGCCAACGGCTGAGACACCCTGTGGTGCAGCAGACCGATATTCCGTTCGATATTTATGACAAAAATGTGGTGCTGGTCGATGATGTCCTTTATACAGGTCGAACCACCCGGGCGGCGCTGGAGGCACTGATGTCTTTCGGCCGACCAGCGAGGATCCAATTGGCAGTGCTGGTCGATCGCGGTCATCGTGAGCTGCCGATCAAGCCGGATTACGTCGGGAAAAACATCCCCACCTCGATCGGCGAAGAGGTACAAGTGAAAATGCGAGAAATCGACGATGAGGATTGTGTCTTGCTGGTAGAGAGCCCAGCGGGTACGAATGAGCTGAACAAAATATGA
- a CDS encoding aspartate carbamoyltransferase catalytic subunit has product MVFKRKHLLGLEDVSAEEIKLILDTATSFKEVLERPIPKVPTLRGKTIVNLFYEPSTRTRISFELAEKRLSADTINFSTSTSSVKKGESLRDTAQNIEAMKVDMVVIRHSAAGAPHFLTHWIKGSVINAGDGMHEHPTQALLDMMTLREIYGELKGLRVAIVGDILHSRVARSNIFGLTTMGAEVVICGPAPLIPIEAERWPVKILYSVDHAISWADVIMVLRIQLERQTANFFPSLREYHNYFGITRERLVKANKKVTLMHPGPINRGVELDSDLADDPEFSVILNQVTNGVAVRMAILYLLSGEMGK; this is encoded by the coding sequence GTGGTTTTCAAACGAAAACATCTGTTAGGGCTGGAAGACGTTTCGGCAGAGGAGATCAAATTGATCCTGGATACCGCAACGTCTTTCAAGGAAGTTTTGGAGCGCCCTATCCCCAAAGTGCCAACCCTAAGGGGCAAGACGATTGTGAATTTATTTTATGAGCCATCCACCCGCACCCGCATTTCATTTGAGCTTGCCGAAAAAAGATTATCCGCCGATACCATCAATTTTTCCACCAGCACCTCATCCGTAAAAAAAGGCGAGAGCTTGCGCGATACAGCCCAAAATATTGAAGCGATGAAGGTAGATATGGTCGTAATTCGCCACTCGGCAGCCGGCGCGCCCCATTTTCTGACCCATTGGATCAAGGGCTCGGTGATCAATGCTGGCGATGGGATGCACGAGCATCCTACTCAGGCATTGCTGGACATGATGACCCTGCGGGAAATTTATGGCGAGCTGAAAGGATTGCGCGTCGCAATTGTGGGGGATATTCTGCATTCGCGCGTTGCTCGCTCCAATATTTTTGGTCTAACAACCATGGGCGCCGAAGTGGTTATTTGCGGCCCAGCTCCATTGATCCCTATCGAAGCCGAACGATGGCCGGTAAAAATCCTTTACAGTGTGGATCATGCCATCAGTTGGGCCGATGTGATTATGGTGCTGCGCATCCAATTGGAGCGTCAAACAGCGAACTTCTTCCCTTCACTTCGGGAGTATCACAACTATTTCGGCATCACGCGGGAGCGGCTGGTAAAAGCGAACAAGAAGGTCACTCTCATGCACCCGGGGCCAATCAATCGTGGAGTGGAACTCGACAGCGATCTGGCTGATGATCCAGAATTCTCAGTGATTCTCAATCAGGTGACCAAC